The Culex pipiens pallens isolate TS chromosome 2, TS_CPP_V2, whole genome shotgun sequence DNA window AAAAGCAGGGCCAGAAGACGCAGAGCGATTCGTTCCCGATTTCGTTTAGCACCCAGTAAAAAAATAGAGTTCAAACTCAAGTTGTTCCTAGGATAAGGCTTCGTTTAAGAACGTCTGTTACAAGCTCTGAAAACTCATCAAACAAATGCCAACGAAATTAATACTCCTTAAATATTGGGAAACGGTTGCTGTCCTCACAAGAAATTGTTCACTCTTGCTCCAATGTACTTACTTTTTTGTATGAGATGATTAAACAAAAATGCAGTTGCAATGTGGCTGTTTTGTACTAAAGTTGCACTTCTTTTAGCGATAAGAAATTAAGGTCTATTGTAAATACATGATGCAAATGTAATGCACCGAAAATGCTGCAATAAAAACTACAATGACATggtataaaaaattgttttaataaagaaaaaatggcaAAGCTACAAATAAACGCTGAAACATAATGATAAAAATCtccctgcacagaaaaaaaaaatcatggtaatattacatctgggaagaggtacatcttttatgtcagaaaaaaggtgtaattttacctctggaaatgtgtaattttaccacttttctggtgtaatgtcactttttcagtctaaattgatgtaaaattacatcataaaagaggtaatattaaaccttccaaaattacagctttcaaatttacattattttttactgtgtgataAAACAACATTTCTTGGCAAAGTTGTCTTAGCTTTTATTAATTACTAAACATAGTTATAACAACTTTGTTTACAGTAATCATTTACATGAAAAAGCAGTGTCCACAGCGTTGCCAGATtgcaaaatcatttaaaatatattacTAGTTTCAACCAATTATACTGTTAGTTCCCGTAATAATGGAGATATCAAATTGTTTGTctgggaaaaaaaatcataagctgCTTATGTGCTTCGTATGAAAGGCATAAATCATTCAAATGCTCTGAaagcagcaattccccacgaaaaccttttcaaaaaaaactccagaactttCTTTTGCGCCAAGACAGCTagaatcggatgaaatggcgcggagatatgattttttgaaaaaagtggtttttgcgaaaatcgacgaaaattgccatttttcggaccaccctaacacggcgtaggtcaccctaatggccaaacaaaaaatacgggtctaattatttcggccaaggaacccccagaaaaattttgagcccgatcggagaactttattttaaatcatgctgttttcgtggggaattgctgaaagGTTCTTCATAATTTAGATGAGAAACATCATTTATCTCAATTAATCCCGTTTAATTCGCCAAAAAGCCAAAATAACCTAACAATTTGTTTGAGTTCATTTCAGGGGTTCAAGAACATGCCGCCGTGGCGACAAATGACCGAATTCCGGACCCCGTCAGGCAATTTCTTAGAACAAACCCGTTCATTATCGTCGATCCCTCTCGGAGATGGGCGGCAAACCTTGACATTCGCAGTCGTCGCAGAACTGAGaaggaaattctgaaatttcagtaTAGAACGGATCGATTTAAAAGGGGCCAGCCGCAGTAGAGCGTTTGCTCTGGAGGTGTTCAGAAGTGAGTTCGGGGGGTTTTCGCGCAAAATggtcaagtttaaaaagttggtTTTGCTGGTGAGTTCAATCTTTGTGCTGCTGTACTTGATCAACGGTGAATCATGCGACAGGCAGATGGTCGAGCAAATCGAAATGATGGATAAGCAGTGAGTTACGCATAATTTGTAGTCATTATCAGTGAAAATAAATGTCATTTTTCATACAGGATGGCGATGCTCacggaaaacatgaaaaatgtagTCTGGTCGGTGATGGCTATGGAAGTCACTTTTAATCGGTTCAAACGTGAAATGCAAAATTTGAACACTGGAAACGGCTTTGGATCCTCGGGAGGAATGCCTAACAATGGATTAATGAGGTATGTTTCTATTGAATAAGtgctgtgaattttttttaaagtatgtcAATATCTTAATCCTTgctcaatattatttaaaaagaaattatgACTTGTTGTATAGTCCTGTTGTTTGCGGATTTAACAGTGCgtttgaaccaattttgaaatctttttttgtatCAACATGTACTGTATACCGGGATGACTTAGATAGGTTTGTTTTTCCACAAAATAAACAGTCAacaagaagttttcataaatttttgaacagtTCAAATTAATTAActataattacaaaaatgttgattaataagATTGTTTTCAATATTCATAAAGTGTCACGATTTATGGAAAATGGAATGAATATTCTAATTATTTAGACAAATTTTCCCTATAAGGCTCTTTAAAATTCTAGGCATTTTCGGTGGAACAAATTTCTTATTTAATGTGAAAGATTTTGATTTGATCTACTGAAACAGgttaaatgcaatataaatcgacatttttataaacatatcaagccaaaatgatttatttgcaaaattcttactttttatctatttttcctgaaatataaattaattttgttgaaaagctgATAAACTTAGTAAAATAATTAATTGCACTGATTTTTCTCTCAAAAACTATGCCAACAACCTTAATTCGaggtaaaaaataagatttgctCACAGAAAATccgattttaacaagaaaacccATGACAATCAAAGTCACCTCGgtgctcaaaaaacaaaattgtactACAAGGACGCTGTTGACAATTTTCCTAAAATAGTGCATGCACCCTGTGTTGCCTACTTGCtggaaaatttatcaaaaatcaattGAAGTCCTATTAATGACACTGGCTAACggtacataattttcaaaataaattgatttgaattaAAACTTATAGTTGTTGACGCACATTCCAAGCGTTGGATGTGGTCCTGTGTCTGAGACGTTCGGTGAATCAAATAAACCACGTAGAGTTGAGGGACGACTTCATTCCGCTTTTCGTATAAAAAGACAGAGTTTTTATGGACgggagttcaatttgttgggtggtgacgcgcggtcaattatgtggcattgtgtgtgaaaaaaaaagaattttattttgtgtttcatcctgattggcttgctcaagtccttcctacatcattgttgatcgggaggcacgacgtcgtgtgaattgttgcattaaaataagtttaagtattactgtaaatgactgtaaaaaagcccttcctatatcatcaatgtcgtctgggtaatcgtgatgaaaaattacatttattcagtatttaaatacctgtgcgcgagtgttttggtgtgctaattaaaaagaccttcccatagcatcgttgctcagaaggctcgccgacggttttattatgaaagtcctccccatagcatcgtagctctggaggcatcgaaaagccaataccttatcctactaaccaaaaaaaaaaataatcacgtgatgcttgaaggagatgctgtggattcaacggtctcaatgtgtgcttgatgagtctgcaacttcaactatcggactaacattcctcccttttgttgaactgcaggcttcttgggagggcgccggtattgactaataaagtcggggtcttcaggggttaaacagtgaacggatggttggctcccactgatcatttttgattccttgtttaacttcagctgatctgtcaataacggagtagcagctcattggcagtcaaccatgctcatgctcatgctcaaaaagaCAGAGTGTTTGTGGACGGGTAAACTTTACTTATCTTGTTTCTGCTGTGTCTATCCCTGTCGACCGTCTGGTTGAAAGTAATTGGTCTAGATTTTAGAAGTGCTGTGCTAGCTAAATCTCTAAATCGGGAAGGCTTTACAAAATATTATGGCACATGTACTAAAACATCTACAAACATACAACAGAAAAGTACATGAATCTCTTCTGTGATTGTGTCAGTATTTATGCTACAAAATCAACAGTGTCGTCCAAATGTGTTTCTATAAAATCGTCAATTTGTGCGTTAACAAttgtaaaataaacaaattttgggCTTAAATTAGAAACAAAGCATGAATTGCGATTTTTTGATCTTTGGAGGAGAAAAagaatagaattttaaaaatacaaagcaTTACTTTTTcaacatgtctacaaaatttattttttttaaattcaactaaatcaaaaatatcaaattattcgctctacagcattgccttggcattCCCGATTATGGGATTCCTACTCTAAACTTGATGTCcgtaggcttgattgttgaggttattgcaaacctctttttacacctaagcttccatccaccccgggattcgaactgacgacctttggattgtgagtccagcgactccaccggtacaggacccaggaagacgactcctacacctggactgagctatcggcctaacctctaggttagaccggggccaacatttacttccccatccgacggatggcgtgatcagacaaatctcgtctcaaaatttgccaccgggaccttctgggatcgaacccaggccgataGTTTTGAATTCTAataatttgaagtaaaaaaatgaCAGAACCgtgataacttttttaaattgttattgaatTTTAGATACTAATTTAGCTAAATCTTCTACaacatattcgaaaaaaaaacttaaaaacatgCTTGAATCTAGATCATTTTGtcctcaaaatgaaaaaaaaacttttaaagtcAAATAGATTATTTTGACGATATTGTGttgattttgaaatgaaaattgtattcaaaattattttttattcaatattgaGTAGGTAGCGTCTTTAAAAACCACAATCAGTACATAATAGtgtaaaaaataacagaattcatGTTAGAGGACTTGgtttccttaatttttttctaacagTGGGTcttccacaaaccacgtggacaattttAGGGTGGAAGGGGTTTGAAATTATTATGTTTTGGCATTCTTCTAATGCTTGTCAAAAAAATTTGAGTTAAAATATTTAGCAAAGGAACcgtccataaatcacgtggacactttgttGAAGATCTCAAACCCCTTTATGAACAAATGTTCATACGAACATTGCTTCCTCCCCGAttaaaatgtccacgtggttaatAGCTGGCCCCAAATGCACAATCTTCAAAACACGGAAAAATCATGATCATGAAATCagatcataaaatttaatgatCGTTTATGAGATTGTAAATTTATATAACATTAAGTAATGCTAAAgtctttttatttcatttccagTGACTGCCAGAAACCCAATCTGGACGTTCTTCTTACCCAGTACATCAAGGATCGTGCCGTTGTTGAGGTTAAGTTTTCTGATGGTTCTTCAGTTACCAGCAACGGAAGTCAAATTCCTCCAATGATGGAACAGCCTCCGTCACAAGGTGGTGTGAatagaataacttaaaatgtttggaaaaagtgatcactttttatttatcttttcagACCAAATAAAATCCTGCAAAGAAGCCAACAAAACCGGACCGCATATGCTGAAGATCGATGGAATCGATGACGAATTCCTCGTGTTGTGTGACAACGATTACGAAGGAGGCGGTTGGTTGGTGATCCAGAATCGGTTCAAAGGATTGCTGGACTTTTACCGCAATTGGACGGATTACAAGGCTGGATTTGGTGACATCAACGAAGATTTTTGGATTGGAAACGAGCTGATTCATCAGATATCGAAGGAGAAACCACGTGAAATCCACTTCTTGTTGAGCGATTGGGAAGACAAGTTTGGAGTGGCAAAATATTCTGGCTTCCAAATGGGCGGAGAGGCAGAGATGTACGCGCTGAAGAGTTTGGGCAGTTACAGTGGAACCGCTGGAGATTCTTTGTTACGGAACGTGGGACAGAAGTTTTCAACGAAGGATCGAGATAACGATGCATATGAAGGTAGCTGTTCCCATTTGTACTTTGGAGGGTGGTGGTACGACAAGTGCCACTTGGCCAACTTGAACGGAAAGTACGTGAAGGGAGCGGTTAGTGATTACGCAACGATGATGTGCTGGAGCTCGTTCAGAGGGTTCAACTACGGGCTGAAGACTTCAAGGATCATGGTTCGGTATTAGGTACCAAGACTTGCGTCAAATATCATGGATTTGAaaccaatgaaaatatattaGAATGTAAGATGCTTctaattaaatgatttttgcaaTAAGTTTTgatatattcaaatttttatataacttCTTTGATCTATGAATTGATATACGATACAGAATGAATTcagtacacggatagaaatctgtTAGTGTATCCGAAATGTCTTGAACGATACTTATTAAAACTTCACATCTCTATGAATCCATTCAAGACAACAACCACTACGATTTggaagaaaatttcttcaaagccCAAATTTTCAAGCAACTACACCCAGACAAAACGTAACGCCAACACGTTTGAACACGCACACTCGAtctttcaaaaacacaaaacaactcCACtattttgacagttctctttGCTCCGTTCCCATTCATGACCGCGATGTTTTTGCATGTTTGTCGCAACCTACTGCGATAGTGGTGTGCGTGTGTTTCTCCTCCCTGTTCTAGTATGCGGTGTGCCGTGTCTTGTGTGTGCGACGCGACGCATTCTGTCAGTCTTTTGCGAGCAGTGTTCCTAACTGGGTGGCGTCGCGAGTTCGAGTCCCGTTCGGGGTGTTGTCTTTGGCAAATTAGCCAAGAGTCGCAAATTTTAGGACAATATCAATTTTGCAATACACGCAATTGGTGAGGCTGGCTGATATTAagagtgggtgtgtgtgtgcgtgcggaAACGAACAACAACTAGAAGGAAGAAGGCAAAATTCTCTGAATCATCTGGGACTCTGTTGTCTGTCGTCGGTCTGGGATTCTTTTTCATGGGGCAAAAAGAACAGTTCAAGCGAAGGATTTGTTTTGACAGCTGTACTCCAAGTGTGACATTTTGCTGTTTTCCTGTGTCGTTACtcgtaaaaataattaaattatacgTGCGAGACTCGCGTCTGGGCTaaaaatatcgtaatttttgccTTTCATGTGCAGTTATTTGATTCTGGGTCGCGAAGAAGAAAAATCATTCCATGTCTTGTTTTTCTCGTAATTATTTGAATCAGTGCAGTAATGAGTGTTCAAAAACTCTTTAGCGAAACAAAGAAGACTCTTGAGCAAACAATCAGTGCCAGGCTGGAATTCAATGTCAAAATTGAAAGGATTAATCGCtttttgtgcaaattttttCACACTTCTTCTGTGTACCCTCGCGCAGTGTGATggtatttgtgtgtttttttttattggcccGCGACTATAACATGGATGATATTCTCGATAGAGagttcttcatcttcttcatcgCATTACTAGCTGGTCTGACTGACTCTGTCTCtgccttgttgttgttgttgtagcacGATGATCTCATTCAGTCGCGCGGATCGCCCCCGACAAAACggctctctcgctctctctcaaATTTGGTGTTTGTATGAGCGGATTTGCTCTTGTTTGCGGTTTTCACGCCATACAGAGGCGAATTCGTTCTTGTTGGTAAACTGTAAATGCGAGGCTGTGTGAGTGGTTCAGCGGGCTCTGGAGAAGGCACGGTGGGTTTTTTGGAAGTTAATTCATTaagtaaacataattttaatcatttaattaagtttttgttattattttgatcTTCCTAGGGATGGaatattcgcaaaaaaaatcattttcacttgcgaacttttttcacccgcgaaagagagaggaggcaaatcacgcaaaagaaaatcactcccgaaatacttcaaaaaaatcaatctgctgatgatttttggttaatttccttgtcagcaccacttaataatatttattttacttcgTTTttacacattgcccatctacaaacaatgacaggtcatttttcaacgtgtgacgttacacttgcaagtgtggtagtaaaaaaaatgttccgccgaataattaagatgatgattttttttagattctttttaccgatttttcgtgcgcgagagaggagagccaagctcgcttcggattttttctcttgatgaacgttcaAGAATTTTCTTTTAATGATGATTTTATCATCGCTGGATCTTTCAATAAGTACATAACATAGCGCACCAGTTATTCTCGTCTCTGCAATCAAAGCTCAACTTTATAACTTGTCGATTtggaaacaaaaatttgaaaatttccgatGAAATTATGTCGTTGAAGGCTAACGGACGATTGAAAACCCAAATGCAAACCCAGTGCCTGTCTTtaggaaaagtaaaaaaaatctagagttttttttgaaaaggtcctataaaaatAAGAATTCTCAAAGCTTTTTCATAGGTCCTaaactgggtgctgaatagtggttcgcaaaacggcctcaattttgaactgtcaaagtggaaccaatttactgttcgccaaaagtagagagtattgttatcgataattaatttttttctgcaagAATAAAAAATGTGAGGCTTTTGGATCCTGGAGTTGCAGTCAATAAATCTTAAGAAAACTGAAGGAGcgatcgtcattttttataatcataAATGGAAGTTAATTATGGAGTGGATGCGGTTGTATctatccagaagctgtctttatagTTTCAATCCATTTGAAAACCTATTAATTTAATGACAtttttctctgtttgttggatcagcctCACAAGAACAAGCGATGTTTTATCGCTGgcccaggaagagctgcaggattccaaaatcagccagggaatttatctgcgacatcgcagaatgacactctcgccgcagttcttcgtcacccgtaaaaaagaaaaacctcttctaaccgatcgaaacttgaaaacacacacaattttccagcaaaaaatgtcaaaaattagacaaaataaaacacatactactgattataaaacagctcatttaccaataataaaaaagtcatgcttgtgcttgaacagcctcctactttgtagatgtaaacaaagtgggatcattcgaaaatcacgttacgcattctctctattcatcacccaggtcctaaaacataaaaaaacttagAATGTTATGCCTCTAACATGCCTCTAACACTGAAAACTACAATAGGCTCAATAactaaaaaatagttaaaatcatCCATAATAAAGTTCTGTTGTAGAATAGAAGTTGATCAGAATTATCTTTTGAAAACtgtaagaaaaaaatggtatttttctttttgagtaattgaaataaaattaaattatttgaattttatattatCAGAAAACCTATTAAATTTTGATAAGCTAtaatttttttcccaaattttcaaccttttattttttttaaatgctggtCCTCCccgtttttttattcttgagtCGAAAGACGGCCTCATTATTTTCTTGCCAGAATTGTAGTATTTTTTGCTTCTCATTTTCTGAAACAAATATTCGATGATGAAACGATTagaatattaaaatgtttttttctgcaataatttatattatttttctattgtgtttttagtagATGGCCcaacataatttatttatatttttgaaaaaaaaaaatgtattgaaaaaaattgtttaatttcaaattaaaattcaattttatttattgaactctctcttcttaatatttaaaatttttacaaaaaaaataataaataaaaaataaatctttcaaaGACACTAAAAACACGTtgcaaattcaaacatgaattgAATCTAGGTTACTTTTAAACAAACTATATCTTGATGAAAAGTTAGAATTGATAGAATGACTAAATTGATGTCAATTACTACAACCCCTTTACGAAacattttaaacgttttttatGGTTGAGTGTATAAAGGTTTTCCATTTTTCTTATTCCTGTAATTAATAGTGTCAAATGCcaatgaaaattatatttcaaaatttgtacccacaccttcaaaatttatccaaaaatcaaggggaaaaattattaaagcataagcataagcataggtgcccacccgcagttgctactccgttattgaccaggacctccagaagttacatccacgagccgtggaagataagtgggtgctatctttcctcgcttcgcaacttctcaaaggcccctatcatgctgatcaataccggcgccggccacgaccagtggtagggtcacggggaagtggatgggaatgttagtccgatacttgagtgatagagaccgcccaatcgactgcttctccgacaaagtatcacatgagttttgagggggttagtagatgggtatgaggtcaggattcacgagtggcagtgatgtgaccatgagcattttgtttatcggttgaaattttaaatcttaggcagccggctgcggaaagataaataattgattatttaaaaagtttgttttaatcgaacgcgtgccaaccgagcggtagtgctatgggctggacttatcagtatatttttactgttggtacaattaagataacgcgagcaaatgtcaaaaatagtagatgagttaatactaaagctgccagttggaataaattattacgatcaacgaatataaacgaaaagaaaacaggacaccacgtaaccgattgtaatgaaattaaaacaataacttaaacgaacttaaccggcgacgtgccttcctatcaacgatgataaaagaaggacttataaatttaaaatataaaaagactccaaaaaatacgttgcatagtaaccgcgaagtcccgctactcacaatcgaatccgaaagatagctatctagaattttaaatatagtattaattcgaccgcgatcctccagaaattcttcgtcggcgtgccttccgatcaacggtgatgtaagaagggctttattcattaaaatgattttataccataagccttaaaacatattcgtcggcgtgccttccgatcatcgatgatatagaaaggacttaatccagcaatacgacttgcttgtctcgaaaaaaaaagaattcggatcgtttctatcgaaaactatgtaaagagaacaaaaataaactcattggccaacgaacgcgcgaactaaaaataaagaaaaaagaagaagaagaagaccaatcaccccatgcacacaaacagcgacacaaaagagatgaaaacaacacgaatcagaagaaatccaatcaccccatgtacacaaatagcgacacaaaagagatggaaaataacacgaaaaaacaggactgcgcgtccacacaggcaccgcactactgatgccattatttaattataatgaccaatccccccatgcactcgaacagcgacataaaagagacggaaaataacacgaaaaaacaggactgcgcgtccacacaggcaccgcactactgatgccattatttaattataatgaccaatcaccccatgcactcgaacagcgacataaaagagacggaaaataacacgaaaaaacaggactgagcgtccacacaggcaccgcactactgatgccattatttaattataatgaccaatccccccatgcactcgaacagcgacacaaaagagacggaaaataacacgaaaaaacaggactgcgcgtccacacaggcaccgcactactgatgccattatttaattataatgaccaatcaccccatgcactcgaacagcgacataaaagagacggaaaataacacgaaaaaacaggactgcgcgtccacacaggcaccgcactactcaaaATCAAGGGGAAAAATTATTGAGGAAAAATAtccatgggaccatccataaaccacgtggacactttaggggggggggggggggggggtatggcgattgtccacgctccatataaaaaagttttttttatatggacaattgtccacgaggggggggggggggggttgagattcccgaaaaagtgtccacgtggtttgtggatggtccccatTGGAAAAACTTGCATTGTGTAacgtttattttgaaattaataatcACATAAAAGCTTTGTAAACTAAAATAAGTGAGACCACAGAATGGAACTAGTTTAcgttctttgatatttttttcatatattcatTGATATCTGAAAAAATAGTAACATAAGTATAATAATGTATGAATCATTATGTGATGcttcaactttaaattttcgtaaatcaggcttaagttttttttccttcctaacAAAAGAACGGTTTATGGTTTAAAATTCTCATTGATTAGTAACATTATGTTGCTGAGAAATTATTAGCACCAATTTTTGTCGGATTTACTTCACCATTTTgcaagaaaggctctatttcacttCTTGGTGATAGTTAATCGGGTTTTTTATCTCCATCCTCCTTCAACCTCGAAAAGGGTCGATGtaccaaacatttaaaataaataattactgGAACAATTTTCCAATGAAAGGGGATTTTGTGTATACCTTTTCTATAaccaaagaaaatattttgcatcattagttcgtccatgagacattgttgccaatttttcaaaaatatcatgattttttggaaacgtGCACAAGGTTcatttttgaatgtaaaatcaaataattactaagcataaattttgatatcgtGTACTATTTTCATGTTAGAgacatttaaaattatgttttttttgtccaaaacatgttttttaattgtagaagtcatgaccaagcttgaccagctctgagtttttttttcgaaaatatcagaaaatttgcttcaaaaaaattaagttttttatgCCTCACTGAAATTGCGTCGATATTTAAGTGACAATAACTCCTCAAAGTTATCCGTTCTTtccaaaaagaaaatatttcaaattttttaaatcaatcctTACATTTGAAGCGGGCTTAAAACGCTTATTTTTGACCCTATCAAAtgtcaaatgtttttaaatcttgttGGACGACTTTAaatttgcttataaaaattactAAACATCAAACCCACCGTGCTTCCTCCCCATCGTTCAATGCATCGGATTTTCCTATATTTCACGGAGCTGAGGTGTAACTTACTCATCATAAGCTCAAGAGAGAGAGGCGCCACACCATCACAGACACCAAATTGCCTGAAACCCCGTCAGAGCCGGAGTCACAGAGCCAGTCAGTGAAGAAGCTTCCAGCTCAGAGCAGCTCATGTTCAACGAGACTCGAGAGCCACGAAGTAAGGGCAGGGCGTTCTCTTCAAGTAGTGTCGTCGCGGTTTTACGGTGTTATTTCTGGACTCGTCGAGGTCGTGTGACACCCGAGCTCGTTATCGCACGCGTTATCGTGTCCTCGACATACACACAAAAGTGACTTTTATTGATCACTTATCAGTacgcaaaaaaaactcgaggAAGAATCGAAAATGTTCGTGTGATAGCCCGGGTGTGCGTCTTGATCGGCTGATGTTCTTGCTAAATTGAGAGTGTCGTGAAGGATTCGTTATCAACAAATATTTACACTCGGAATCGCTATCGTGAGCCCTCGCCAGTGAGTGAGTCAGTTCAAGTGTTCAACGCTGG harbors:
- the LOC120424991 gene encoding ficolin-2-like isoform X1, giving the protein MVKFKKLVLLVSSIFVLLYLINGESCDRQMVEQIEMMDKQMAMLTENMKNVVWSVMAMEVTFNRFKREMQNLNTGNGFGSSGGMPNNGLMSDCQKPNLDVLLTQYIKDRAVVEVKFSDGSSVTSNGSQIPPMMEQPPSQGDQIKSCKEANKTGPHMLKIDGIDDEFLVLCDNDYEGGGWLVIQNRFKGLLDFYRNWTDYKAGFGDINEDFWIGNELIHQISKEKPREIHFLLSDWEDKFGVAKYSGFQMGGEAEMYALKSLGSYSGTAGDSLLRNVGQKFSTKDRDNDAYEGSCSHLYFGGWWYDKCHLANLNGKYVKGAVSDYATMMCWSSFRGFNYGLKTSRIMVRY
- the LOC120424991 gene encoding ficolin-2-like isoform X2 → MVKFKKLVLLVSSIFVLLYLINGESCDRQMVEQIEMMDKQMAMLTENMKNVVWSVMAMEVTFNRFKREMQNLNTGNGFGSSGGMPNNGLMSDCQKPNLDVLLTQYIKDRAVVEVKFSDGSSVTSNGSQIPPMMEQPPSQDQIKSCKEANKTGPHMLKIDGIDDEFLVLCDNDYEGGGWLVIQNRFKGLLDFYRNWTDYKAGFGDINEDFWIGNELIHQISKEKPREIHFLLSDWEDKFGVAKYSGFQMGGEAEMYALKSLGSYSGTAGDSLLRNVGQKFSTKDRDNDAYEGSCSHLYFGGWWYDKCHLANLNGKYVKGAVSDYATMMCWSSFRGFNYGLKTSRIMVRY